A region from the Triticum aestivum cultivar Chinese Spring chromosome 3D, IWGSC CS RefSeq v2.1, whole genome shotgun sequence genome encodes:
- the LOC123075418 gene encoding uncharacterized protein, with amino-acid sequence MVGCSNGSVFTRRLNFTSCGNFDLDTYELVFAVHSPLCYEGGMAFLPGLHLRMPSLYSWAQLFSKEEGDGSSYFYVMVEALDTMEPTLNVYMLQNGGNAWHKHLTLVSDLLWRPSSPKGVLIDNKIYVATYNAIVVLDLTSSILSTIQLPHGVGFGLGATVLSRADDGSVLYLIHIKELQLHIWLHNGDNWLLVDTICLSEMCANFPEDELTTCIRINHVGDYNEYVFLEMDQYALYLDVKCRTLRKVCEMIADEYHLGDIYPFMMSWPPIFPTLSPARDAT; translated from the exons ATGGTGGGCTGCTCGAACGGCAGTGTCTTCACCCGCCGCCTAAACTTCACCAGCTGCGGAAACTTCGACCTGGACACCTACGAGCTCGTATTTGCAGTGCACAGCCCGCTGTGCTATGAGGGAGGTATGGCCTTCCTCCCAGGATTACATCTCAGAATGCCCTCTTTGTACAGTTGGGCACAACTCTTCTCCAAAGAAGAAGGGGACGGGTCGTCCTACTTTTACGTCATGGTGGAGGCCCTGGATACCATGGAACCTACGTTAAATGTGTATATGTTACAAAATGGTGGTAATGCCTGGCACAAACATCTCACCTTGGTGTCGGACCTCCTCTGGCGTCCATCTAGTCCCAAAGGCGTGCTCATTGACAACAAAATCTATGTCGCGACCTACAATGCAATTGTTGTCCTGGATTTGACGTCCTCAATCTTATCGACAATTCAGCTCCCACACGGGGTGGGTTTTGGCCTAGGCGCCACCGTGTTGTCACGGGCCGATGATGGTTCTGTTTTATATCTCATCCATATCAAGGAGCTTCAACTTCACATCTGGCTCCACAATGGGGACAACTGGCTGCTGGTGGACACCATTTGCTTGAGTGAAATGTGTGCTAATTTTCCTGAGGATGAGCTTACTACTTGTATCCGGATAAACCATGTGGGGGACTATAATGAGTATGTATTCTTGGAGATGGATCAATATGCACTCTACTTGGATGTCAAGTGCAGGACGCTGCGTAAAGTGTGCGAGATGATAGCAGATGAGTATCATTTGGGTGATATCTATCCTTTTATGATGAGCTGGCCTCCCATTTTCCCTACTCTCAGTCCTGCAAG GGATGCCACTTGA